The Coregonus clupeaformis isolate EN_2021a chromosome 18, ASM2061545v1, whole genome shotgun sequence genome has a segment encoding these proteins:
- the LOC121530699 gene encoding uncharacterized protein LOC121530699 yields the protein MSCVRNLGVIPMRLRTDCGTENGIMAAIQCTLRHHHSDYYSGASSHMYGSSINNQRIESWWSIFRKGRSQFWMELFADLRDAGYFNGSHEHQCLLRYCFGDVIQKDLDECVRLWNSHRIRPSRTAACPGGMPNELYYLPHRFGSRDCGFQSEQAELDALPEASLSMTPCGDPNMQEYLDFAMEHNQLQKPDNWESASELYMKLKEMAQL from the exons ATGTCATGTGTGCGAAACCTCGGTGTCATCCCCATGAGACTGAGGACTGATTGTGGCACTGAGAACGGCATAATGGCTGCAATTCAATGTACCCTACGCCACCATCACAGTGACTACTACTCTGGAGCGTCCAGCCACATGTACGGCTCATCTATAAATAACCAGCGTATTGAGTCCTGGTGGTCTATATTTAGAAAGGGAAG GTCTCAGTTCTGGATGGAGTTATTTGCCGACCTTAGAGATGCCGGATACTTCAACGGGAGTCATGAGCATCAATGCCTATTGAGATATTGCTTTGGTGATGTTATTCAGAAGGACTTGGATGAGTGTGTGAGACTGTGGAACAGCCACAGGATTCGCCCTTCcagaacagcagcatgtccaggagGAATGCCCAATGAACTCTACTACTTACCACACAG GTTTGGCTCCAGAGACTGCGGATTTCAAAGTGAACAAGCTGAACTGGATGCCCTTCCTGAGGCTAGCCTGTCAATGACTCCTTGTGGGGACCCAAACATGCAGGAGTACTTGGACTTTGCCATGGAACACAATCAGTTACAGAAGCCAGACAACTGGGAGTCTGCATCCGAACTGTACatgaaactaaaagaaatggctcAGCTATGA